The Streptococcus oralis genome segment GAGTTTAATGTAACCTACAGTGTAGACCAGCTCATTACAGAGGGAGAAAATACAAAGACCGTCCACTCTGCTTATATAGTGAGTGTCTATGTAGATGGTTCTGGAAATATGGTACTGGTTAAGAATCCGACCATTACCAACATACCTAAGAAATCAAGTTATAAACCAAAAGCCATTGAAAGTGAGGGGACGGTTGATTCCATTACAACCAATGAAATCAATGAGTTTTTAACGACGTTCTTCAAGCTCTATCCTACAGCGACAGCCAGTGAACTTTCCTACTATGTGAATGACGGGATATTAAAACCAATCGGAAAAGAGTACATCTTTCAAGAACTGGTAAATCCTATTCACAATCGTAAGGATAATCAAGTCACGGTATCGCTGACAGTGGAGTATATCGACCAGCAGACCAAAGCAACGCAGGTATCTCAATTTGATTTGGTACTTGAAAAGAACGGGAGTAATTGGAAGATTATAGAATAACAAATATTGGTACATTATTACAGCTATTTTGTAATCACGTACTCTCTTTGATAAAAAATTGGAGATTCCTTTACAAATATGCTCTTACGTGCTATTATTTAAGTATCTATTTAAAAGGAGTTAATAAATATGCGGCAAGGTATTCTTAAATAAACTGTCAATTTGATAGTGGGAACAAATAATTGGATGTCCTTTTTTAGGAGGGCTTAGTTTTTTGTACCCAGTTTAAGAATACCTTTATCATGTGATTCTAAAGTATCCGGAGAATATCTGTATGCTTTGTATGCCTATGGTTATGCATAAAAATCCCAGTGATAAAAGTATTTATCACTGGGATTTTTATGCCCTTTTGGGTTTTTGAATGGAGGAAAATCACATGAAAATTATTAATATTGGAGTTTTAGCTCATGTTGATGCAGGAAAAACTACCTTAACAGAAAGCTTATTATATAACAGTGGAGCGATTACAGAATTAGGAAGCGTGGACAAAGGTACAACGAGGACGGATAATACGCTTTTAGAACGTCAGAGAGGAATTACAATTCAGACAGGAATAACCTCTTTTCAGTGGGAAAATACGAAGGTGAACATCATAGACACGCCAGGACATATGGATTTCTTAGCAGAAGTATATCGTTCATTATCAGTTTTAGATGGGGCAATTCTACTGATTTCTGCAAAAGATGGCGTACAAGCACAAACTCGTATATTATTTCATGCACTTAGGAAAATGGGGATTCCCACAATCTTTTTTATCAATAAGATTGACCAAAATGGAATTGATTTATCAACGGTTTATCAGGATATTAAAGAGAAACTTTCTGCCGAAATTGTAATCAAACAGAAGGTAGAACTGTATCCTAATATGTGTGTGACGAACTTTACCGAATCTGAACAATGGGATACGGTAATAGAGGGAAACGATGACCTTTTAGAGAAATATATGTCCGGTAAATCATTAGAAGCATTGGAACTCGAACAAGAGGAAAGCATAAGATTTCAGAATTGTTCTCTGTTCCCTCTTTATCATGGAAGTGCAAAAAACAATATAGGGATTGATAACCTTATAGAAGTGATTACGAATAAATTTTATTCATCAACACATCGAGGTCAGTCTGAACTTTGCGGAAAAGTTTTCAAAATTGAGTATTCGGAAAAAAGACAGCGTCTTGCATATATACGTCTTTATAGTGGCGTACTGCATTTGCGAGATTCGGTTAGAATATCGGAAAAGGAAAAAATAAAAATTACAGAAATGTATACTTCAATAAATGGTGAATTATGTAAAATCGATAAGGCTTATTCCGGGGAAATTGTTATTTTGCAGAATGAGTTTTTGAAGTTAAATAGTGTTCTTGGAGATACAAAGCTAT includes the following:
- a CDS encoding conjugal transfer protein, translated to MRKEDLMMKFRKNQNKEKQIPKEKKPRVYYKVNPHKKVVIALWVLLGLSFSFAIFKHFTAIDTHTIHETTIIEKEYVDTHHVENFVENFAKVYYSWEQSDKSIDNRMESLKGYLTDELQALNVDTVRKDIPVSSSVRGFQIWTVEPTGDNEFNVTYSVDQLITEGENTKTVHSAYIVSVYVDGSGNMVLVKNPTITNIPKKSSYKPKAIESEGTVDSITTNEINEFLTTFFKLYPTATASELSYYVNDGILKPIGKEYIFQELVNPIHNRKDNQVTVSLTVEYIDQQTKATQVSQFDLVLEKNGSNWKIIE
- the tet(M) gene encoding tetracycline resistance ribosomal protection protein Tet(M), with product MKIINIGVLAHVDAGKTTLTESLLYNSGAITELGSVDKGTTRTDNTLLERQRGITIQTGITSFQWENTKVNIIDTPGHMDFLAEVYRSLSVLDGAILLISAKDGVQAQTRILFHALRKMGIPTIFFINKIDQNGIDLSTVYQDIKEKLSAEIVIKQKVELYPNMCVTNFTESEQWDTVIEGNDDLLEKYMSGKSLEALELEQEESIRFQNCSLFPLYHGSAKNNIGIDNLIEVITNKFYSSTHRGQSELCGKVFKIEYSEKRQRLAYIRLYSGVLHLRDSVRISEKEKIKITEMYTSINGELCKIDKAYSGEIVILQNEFLKLNSVLGDTKLLPQRERIENPLPLLQTTVEPSKPQQREMLLDALLEISDSDPLLRYYVDSATHEIILSFLGKVQMEVTCALLQEKYHVEIEIKEPTVIYMERPLKKAEYTIHIEVPPNPFWASIGLSVAPLPLGSGVQYESSVSLGYLNQSFQNAVMEGIRYGCEQGLYGWNVTDCKICFKYGLYYSPVSTPADFRMLAPIVLEQVLKKAGTELLEPYLSFKIYAPQEYLSRAYNDAPKYCANIVDTQLKNNEVILSGEIPARCIQEYRSDLTFFTNGRSVCLTELKGYHVTTGEPVCQPRRPNSRIDKVRYMFNKIT